Part of the Anopheles coluzzii chromosome 3, AcolN3, whole genome shotgun sequence genome is shown below.
GACACGATCAGCCCGTCGCCCTGCACCGAGGTGATGTGCTTGCCGTCCAGAAACAGGTCGATGTTGCTCAAATAAGACGACAGGCCCCGATCTATGACCACTTCATTTAACACCTGAAAGaggacagaaaaaaagaaacaaattagtttattttttttttcgtttaaagaAAGCCAAAAACGACCATTCGCTATTTCACACCTACCAGTATGTTCGTCGACGGATCCTGAGACGATTTAAAGGTGGAGATTTCCTGCTCCGTCTTGTCCTTGCGCACGATGATACACCGCAGCCGGCTGCGCAGCGTGAGGGCCGCGTGCCCCTCCAGCACGTTCGTCACCTGCTCCTGGAAGTTGTCGAACTGGAACGGGGTGAGGAAGCCGAGCGACCCGAGATGGAATGCCATGACCGGCGGGACGGACTTCTGGAACAGCAGCGACGCGTACAGCAGCGTCCCGTCGCCGCCGAGACAGATGATGAAATCGATCTTGTCGGTCAGATCGTCCCGCCCGTCCTTGAACGTGATCAGCTTGTCCTGCAGCTTCGTGAAGCGCTTGTCGCCCGTCAGCAGCGCATCGTCGAGGATGGCCGCCTCCACCCACACGACCATGTGCTTCTCGTGAATCAGCCACTCGACCAGCTGCACGAACGGCTGCAGCACCTTCGAGTCGCGCACCTTCTTAATCACCAGCACGGCGAGCGGCGGCTTGTACCACGTTAACCGCTGGCTCGCTGGGTCCTGTATTTGCCTGCAATTTAGGGAGGGGGCGAAAGAAACATGTCAGTAAGCAGATAACCTTTGAATAAGGAGGGATTGATTACTCACATCACCATCGCCGAGTTTTTCATGATCCGACCGCATGGTCCAAATTGTTGAAACGGGGACGGTGCATTCAAACTTCGCGTGCGCCTGAAAAGACAGAATTTGTGAGATGTAAGacgattgcatactttcaggcgggggttttgttttggtgatGTGCTTATGTATAAAACAATTTAAGAGAACAAAgaataaaatgtttaaattttaaaacgtCCGTTGCGCTTTGTTGCAAATGAAATCAACGACCAGAAAATGATGCACAATCAGATGCTCAGACAGACAAAGAGTTATAGGAAACTTAATCTACGTTCCACCCATGCGATGTCTTATCGATCGGTTCGCCAAAGCAACACCAACATACATCAGCCTTGCTCATTTCCTCCTGCTTAACCCGTTACTGTTTACTTCCTTAGTTACTTTGTTACAGGCCACACACCTAAACGCCGTTCAAGAACACACGAACACGGGCCAGGCGATTGCAGTGTTGATGCATTCACTGAGAACTGTTGGCGCACATAACGAGTTGATATACAAAACATGTCAAGTGTGCAATAATAAACCTCAACAAATCAACGGCAACAACAGAGCAAAAAAGAcataattattataaatatgTCTCTTAAACATCATAATCATGCACTGTTGTAATTAATTAATGGACAAAAATTCAATTCATTCTCCTGTAATTGAGTAACGCAAAGTGGAGCGAGAAATTAAATCAGCGAAACATTAATTGAActtaattattattgtttgttaCGCTTAtcgttttaaatataaaaaaagcaaccctGACCAGCGACAATCTCCCCGCAGGCGCACAGCTCAACATCCCCCTCGCGGTTTCCTTTCCACTGCCAGCAACCTTACAGCTTCCCCCACCGAGCCACAAGAGAGTGCACCCACATGGGCAAACAGCCACAGCCGAGTCGAGGAGACTGTGCCACCTTCGGAGAGCCGGTGGGGTCATTATTTTACCCCCAATCGAAACGATTAGTGAAATTGTCAGGGCGGACAAGTTTTGCGCCCTCCCTCCGTCTTCCAGTCTCACCCTTTGCTTCaagtgcgtttttttctctttcgccGTCTCTTTTCTCGCAATCTTCTCAGCCGTGCGCGATGATCTCGCGAACGTCTCATCATCAAGCGGGGCTTCTTTTCCAGTTCGATCGTTCCGctcacagaaaaaaaaaaaacaaaaaggaaacagaACCCATGAGAGACCATCTGGCCAAACGGTTGTCCTGCCCTGTCCCTAACGCGCGCCCCTCGTCGTTGAAAGACGGAGCGAAATCAttggagaaaaaacacaacctcTCAATCCGTTTCAGCGCCCTTCCAGCGAGCCCCCGCTTAAAGACTTAACGTCAACGAACGGCGACGTTTGGcgtgatttttttctccctttccccTTTCAGCCGCTTAGGACACGGTTCTCCAGTGTGCGCACACTTTTGCGTCATAGCCTTGTAACACCCAGCGTTCAGAAAGCAAATTCCACCACGCTCAGAACGCTTGACGTAATAGCTGACACGGCTCGACAATCCACTTGCCACCTTGTCTGGTGCCTTCGATCGCAGAAAAATGTCCAAAAAAGGCATATTCTCACAGCACACGGAGAGGAGCTCGGGGAAGGCAGCGTGAAGCATCCTTGAACGCTCCTCCATCTCTGTACCGCGTACGGTGGTTCCCGTTCACGGAACCAAACTGACCTCTTCGGGCGCCACAGGAGCAGCTGATCTTCATCCGCTGGAATATCGTCCTCGGCCGACGGGGAGTAGCCACCGCCCGCACCATTACTCTGGTGGTGGCGAtggttgttttgctgctgctgctgatgaccGCTACTACCAAACATATGGTGAAGGTGATTGTGGTGAttctggtgatggtgatgatgcgcCGACGGGTGATGATTGAACCGCACCAGATCGGCCATAAAATCATCGTTTTCGTGCATTTCGGCCATCGTTTATTCTGGGTTAGCAAAAGGGCCTTCTTTTTGCTATTGCACTGCAGCAGCACTACCGCACGCCGTGAATAGATGATCAACTATAACTTGTATTTCACAATTCTTGTTGTGCTTCAAGTCCACTGTAATGAACCGTAAAACGTAACAAACACCTTAAAAGAGCAGACACCCCAAATATCCTATCGCACCGAATCGAAACTCtaaatgaaacacacacacacacacacactaacacaccctccctgcctgtctgcctgcctgctaTGCACTAAGAAGCGAACGCCACATGCATACACACGGCATCTGCTGGACACACCACAACTCGCGTGTCTCCTCGCGCGACTACTGACGCACGATCGCACATGCGCACGGTCGGATACCGAGCGATCGCGCGCggatcgaaggatcaaaaccCAGCCCGAGACCGAGTCCGAAGTAATCAGTACACACGgtcacaccaacacacacagagatatGGGCTGCACGAtcgcgtgcacacacaaacgcacaggCACAGTGTGATCGTGCGGCCCTGCGTTGATGCTGCGACTGCCTTTCCAGGTGTCAGGTGTGCGATACTAAGTTGTTTGTTAGATTTTTGCCATCTCATCCGATCCGATGTGTCATATGTCACAAAttggtaaaaataaaatattactcAAACACTCAAACGATTTATCACCAATACAAATGAAGGGCTCGTTATGTTCGAATAGACTTTAAACCCCTAAATGTCCATAACCGTTCAAGTGACTTGTGTAAAATAAGTCGTGggtgtttctctctcttccaacACACAGTGCCAGACAGTGCGTCGAGCCGTCTGGGAAGCACTGGGCCCCGAACGGAGGGCAGGCGCAGAAGAAGCAGGTTAAAATGACGGTAaacgtgtgtctgtgtgtct
Proteins encoded:
- the LOC120955473 gene encoding NAD kinase-like isoform X4 → MNGNGSCTTPEESAETREALHEWRTRSLNAPSPFQQFGPCGRIMKNSAMVMQIQDPASQRLTWYKPPLAVLVIKKVRDSKVLQPFVQLVEWLIHEKHMVVWVEAAILDDALLTGDKRFTKLQDKLITFKDGRDDLTDKIDFIICLGGDGTLLYASLLFQKSVPPVMAFHLGSLGFLTPFQFDNFQEQVTNVLEGHAALTLRSRLRCIIVRKDKTEQEISTFKSSQDPSTNILVLNEVVIDRGLSSYLSNIDLFLDGKHITSVQGDGLIVSTPTGSTAYSAAAGASMIHPSVPAILVTPICPHSLSFRPIVLPAGVELKIAISPDSRNSSWVSFDGRNRQELLHGDSLHVTTSIYPVPSICAQDQIADWFDSLAECLHWNVRKRQKCLDELSDLTGSGTEDSAIDDIVRGIENLEN
- the LOC120955473 gene encoding NAD kinase-like isoform X5 encodes the protein MKNSAMVMQIQDPASQRLTWYKPPLAVLVIKKVRDSKVLQPFVQLVEWLIHEKHMVVWVEAAILDDALLTGDKRFTKLQDKLITFKDGRDDLTDKIDFIICLGGDGTLLYASLLFQKSVPPVMAFHLGSLGFLTPFQFDNFQEQVTNVLEGHAALTLRSRLRCIIVRKDKTEQEISTFKSSQDPSTNILVLNEVVIDRGLSSYLSNIDLFLDGKHITSVQGDGLIVSTPTGSTAYSAAAGASMIHPSVPAILVTPICPHSLSFRPIVLPAGVELKIAISPDSRNSSWVSFDGRNRQELLHGDSLHVTTSIYPVPSICAQDQIADWFDSLAECLHWNVRKRQKCLDELSDLTGSGTEDSAIDDIVRGIENLEN
- the LOC120955473 gene encoding NAD kinase-like isoform X3, which encodes MREEDLILARAIVAQQQQQQQDVSPGASPAPLRRTLVTNLQDKTKQFRRTRSLNAPSPFQQFGPCGRIMKNSAMVMQIQDPASQRLTWYKPPLAVLVIKKVRDSKVLQPFVQLVEWLIHEKHMVVWVEAAILDDALLTGDKRFTKLQDKLITFKDGRDDLTDKIDFIICLGGDGTLLYASLLFQKSVPPVMAFHLGSLGFLTPFQFDNFQEQVTNVLEGHAALTLRSRLRCIIVRKDKTEQEISTFKSSQDPSTNILVLNEVVIDRGLSSYLSNIDLFLDGKHITSVQGDGLIVSTPTGSTAYSAAAGASMIHPSVPAILVTPICPHSLSFRPIVLPAGVELKIAISPDSRNSSWVSFDGRNRQELLHGDSLHVTTSIYPVPSICAQDQIADWFDSLAECLHWNVRKRQKCLDELSDLTGSGTEDSAIDDIVRGIENLEN
- the LOC120955473 gene encoding NAD kinase-like isoform X2, translated to MAEMHENDDFMADLVRFNHHPSAHHHHHQNHHNHLHHMFGSSGHQQQQQNNHRHHQSNGAGGGYSPSAEDDIPADEDQLLLWRPKRRTRSLNAPSPFQQFGPCGRIMKNSAMVMQIQDPASQRLTWYKPPLAVLVIKKVRDSKVLQPFVQLVEWLIHEKHMVVWVEAAILDDALLTGDKRFTKLQDKLITFKDGRDDLTDKIDFIICLGGDGTLLYASLLFQKSVPPVMAFHLGSLGFLTPFQFDNFQEQVTNVLEGHAALTLRSRLRCIIVRKDKTEQEISTFKSSQDPSTNILVLNEVVIDRGLSSYLSNIDLFLDGKHITSVQGDGLIVSTPTGSTAYSAAAGASMIHPSVPAILVTPICPHSLSFRPIVLPAGVELKIAISPDSRNSSWVSFDGRNRQELLHGDSLHVTTSIYPVPSICAQDQIADWFDSLAECLHWNVRKRQKCLDELSDLTGSGTEDSAIDDIVRGIENLEN